One region of Limnospira fusiformis SAG 85.79 genomic DNA includes:
- a CDS encoding tetratricopeptide repeat protein — MQRQNPAVLALMSVSSIMISAFVLSVDVARSQSNPVEVSPAEVERLQNELRLQEAVQAEANQIFSRTMALFNLLLLLLALLLAAAIAALWILRRSVIHEVTGIVETHLNELGDLENKITSGNEQVQTLMKSTQVLAGQLNQQAEGFEQDLGTRREEMNAMQSEFVKSREQALLKFEEQIQELRETREHLQRELTARMGELKQQVDERGELAQQDLQRLVDTLENEFSQVHNDLGNRREVLWEQLQESAGQFSTELAQLQDQTKQEQKLIVDNLKQLGEVSTRDISTVPDDVNEQKQAVLSLLKGAEREFSTQLAQWQQEVRKQRDLVLENISQMAAEFSPQLSNIREQAELEAQKKVEVALSDLERLGETLATQIADAQLKIQDRIRDKFQSLKQLESEFVAQVTEAQTGIQGQKQRVLQELEMLQTDVGNQLNGLKTEIRDRKDGTFQKLDKFESTLSEQLEVMQSDAEGEKQRIIKQLGTVYSEAQNQKDEILAKLVMLQESATTEKQRILQDLAEISPTFIAESALSEILQKLAAVNEDMAKIKAANPEMFMTAEDYVHQGNSYFAKGQFEAALEMFNQVVTRKPDDYRAWLNQGMTLSRLRRLEEAIACYDRALELKPDYHQAWVDRGVALGKLQRHEEAFESFDRAVKVHQDDGVAWLNRGMALDVLERYEEAVKSFDVATHCDPSLAKAWNYRGYTLLKLEQDAIAMDSFKRALEVQPDYADACYNLAMAYAINSQVDLATEHLEQAINLNPRYGKEARTDPNLEPIARRLRS; from the coding sequence ATGCAGCGCCAGAATCCAGCCGTTTTAGCATTAATGTCCGTAAGTAGTATTATGATCTCAGCCTTTGTGCTGTCGGTTGATGTAGCCCGTAGTCAGTCTAACCCCGTCGAGGTCAGTCCGGCGGAGGTGGAACGATTACAGAATGAACTGCGACTACAGGAGGCGGTACAGGCGGAAGCGAACCAAATTTTTAGCCGGACAATGGCTTTGTTTAATTTGCTGCTGTTGTTGTTGGCTTTGCTGTTGGCGGCGGCGATCGCTGCTTTGTGGATTTTACGGCGATCGGTAATTCATGAAGTTACTGGAATTGTGGAAACCCATCTAAACGAACTGGGGGACTTGGAAAATAAAATCACCAGCGGGAATGAACAGGTACAAACTTTGATGAAAAGTACCCAAGTGTTAGCTGGTCAATTGAATCAGCAAGCTGAGGGTTTTGAGCAAGATCTGGGAACTCGGCGAGAAGAAATGAACGCTATGCAATCGGAGTTCGTCAAGTCCAGGGAACAGGCGCTATTAAAGTTTGAAGAGCAGATTCAGGAACTACGGGAAACCCGAGAACATTTACAACGGGAATTAACTGCCCGTATGGGAGAACTGAAACAACAGGTGGATGAACGGGGAGAGTTGGCTCAACAGGATTTACAGAGGTTGGTGGATACTCTGGAAAATGAATTTTCTCAGGTTCATAATGATTTGGGAAATCGGCGAGAGGTATTGTGGGAGCAGTTGCAAGAGTCGGCTGGTCAATTTTCTACAGAATTAGCACAATTGCAAGATCAGACCAAACAGGAACAAAAGTTAATTGTTGATAATTTGAAACAGCTTGGGGAAGTATCAACGCGGGATATTTCGACGGTGCCAGATGATGTTAATGAACAAAAACAAGCGGTATTGTCTCTGTTAAAGGGTGCAGAAAGGGAGTTTTCTACTCAACTGGCACAGTGGCAACAGGAAGTGAGAAAACAACGAGATTTAGTGTTGGAAAATATCAGCCAAATGGCGGCGGAGTTTTCGCCTCAATTGTCAAATATTCGTGAGCAAGCGGAATTGGAAGCTCAGAAAAAGGTGGAAGTTGCTTTATCAGATTTGGAGAGGTTAGGGGAGACTCTGGCGACTCAAATTGCTGATGCTCAGTTGAAAATTCAAGATCGGATTCGGGATAAGTTTCAGTCTCTTAAACAATTGGAAAGTGAGTTTGTCGCTCAGGTTACGGAGGCGCAAACGGGTATCCAAGGTCAGAAACAGCGGGTTTTACAAGAGCTGGAAATGTTGCAAACTGATGTGGGAAATCAGTTGAATGGTTTAAAAACGGAAATTCGCGATCGCAAAGATGGTACTTTCCAGAAATTAGATAAGTTTGAAAGTACATTATCTGAACAGTTAGAGGTGATGCAGTCTGATGCGGAAGGAGAGAAACAGCGGATTATTAAACAGTTGGGAACGGTTTATTCGGAAGCACAGAATCAAAAGGATGAAATCTTGGCGAAATTGGTGATGCTGCAAGAGTCTGCGACTACTGAGAAACAGCGCATTTTGCAGGATTTGGCTGAGATTTCGCCGACTTTTATCGCTGAGTCTGCTTTGTCAGAAATTTTGCAGAAGTTAGCAGCAGTTAATGAGGATATGGCTAAGATTAAGGCGGCAAATCCTGAAATGTTTATGACTGCGGAAGATTATGTGCATCAGGGTAATTCCTATTTTGCTAAGGGTCAGTTTGAGGCGGCTTTAGAAATGTTTAATCAGGTGGTGACGCGGAAACCTGATGATTATCGAGCTTGGTTAAATCAGGGTATGACTTTAAGCCGTTTGAGACGGTTAGAGGAGGCGATCGCTTGCTATGATCGAGCTTTAGAATTGAAACCGGATTACCATCAGGCTTGGGTCGATCGTGGTGTCGCTCTTGGAAAGTTACAGCGCCATGAGGAAGCGTTTGAGTCTTTCGACCGAGCGGTGAAGGTGCATCAAGATGATGGGGTGGCTTGGTTAAATCGGGGTATGGCTTTGGATGTGTTAGAACGTTATGAGGAGGCGGTTAAGTCTTTTGATGTGGCGACCCACTGTGATCCGAGTTTGGCCAAAGCCTGGAATTATCGGGGTTATACTTTGCTAAAATTGGAGCAAGATGCGATCGCGATGGATAGCTTTAAACGGGCCTTAGAGGTGCAACCAGATTATGCTGATGCTTGCTATAATTTGGCTATGGCTTATGCCATAAATAGTCAGGTTGATTTGGCGACTGAACATCTGGAACAGGCTATTAACTTAAATCCCCGATATGGGAAAGAGGCTCGCACTGATCCTAATTTGGAACCGATCGCTCGTCGGCTGCGTTCTTAG
- a CDS encoding pentapeptide repeat-containing protein, which produces MASLEKPSGNYDPGEKSSALHYTQSDTEIVQEKIYQYFIERVKQEKPDEVLAKFEALFLKFAGPIDREIKQSFQYLIAKNQQQKFQELIKRTCYILINNWYVGRYSECVQKLITKLNEVREQEFGGDEEHICLHNWLIQFLDSSDYQDIKAVTQVTVSQNWSDRYKTYLLVSQYANPENSWEHREVARNLSQKLRDTYKFELAMYLSRSESSNYPQNDLKNPTHLGSEVITLIKKAISTQSVSKSKIKADQLLQEVEALKYREFKHKFYDYLILNFDSKHPFNVISSRLDKMLNDLGNQWSDRHINGNMIQIVCNQTLEFLTIGSNGNPSPNFTLSMKHATHLTLAIILMKVVLISANSREHLDLCISRIINYYQNSDEQQCKIVINFLEVFNLVSTLFTENIQYNLVSIKSDDGTLPAPTDLETSRLFSQFQGQDLRQKNLKGVNLKTIDFKGADMREKNLKGMSLIKLDLRLVNLAKANLSHAILNGSKLAVANLKGANMQEASLVKTDLRRADLEDVNLSYASLTTAQLQRANLRSACLIKANLMAASLEGCDLQGADLSNGNLESAKLNQANLAHANLRGVNLRNANLRGGNLEGAHLEGADLRGADLQGANFKGANLHRANFYQANITEGNFNGANLRRVNFNRSDLRDAELIRVDLSKSRLRSACLQGANLSQSNLKGTDFTRADLSNAKFNGADLSFTLIRHANLSGADLTNAKLEKANLFGSNTVGCIRNDV; this is translated from the coding sequence ATGGCAAGTTTGGAGAAACCTAGTGGAAATTATGACCCCGGGGAAAAATCCTCGGCATTACATTATACTCAGTCCGACACTGAGATAGTGCAGGAGAAAATTTATCAGTATTTTATCGAGAGGGTAAAACAGGAAAAACCCGATGAAGTTTTGGCTAAATTTGAAGCACTATTTCTGAAATTTGCTGGCCCGATTGACAGGGAAATTAAACAAAGTTTTCAGTATCTGATTGCTAAAAATCAACAGCAAAAATTTCAAGAATTAATCAAGCGCACTTGTTATATTTTAATCAATAACTGGTATGTAGGGAGATATTCTGAGTGTGTACAAAAACTAATTACCAAGCTGAATGAAGTTAGAGAGCAGGAGTTTGGGGGTGATGAAGAACATATTTGTTTACATAATTGGTTAATTCAATTTTTAGATAGTTCTGATTATCAAGATATTAAGGCTGTCACCCAGGTAACGGTTAGTCAGAATTGGAGCGATCGCTATAAAACCTATTTATTAGTTTCTCAATATGCTAACCCTGAAAACTCTTGGGAACATCGAGAAGTAGCGAGAAATTTATCACAAAAACTCCGGGACACATACAAGTTTGAATTAGCTATGTATTTATCCCGTTCTGAGTCTTCCAATTATCCCCAGAATGATTTAAAAAATCCTACCCATCTTGGTTCGGAAGTTATTACTTTAATTAAAAAGGCAATTTCTACTCAAAGTGTCTCGAAAAGCAAAATCAAAGCCGACCAATTGTTACAAGAGGTAGAAGCCTTAAAATACCGAGAATTTAAACATAAGTTTTATGATTATTTGATTTTAAATTTTGACTCCAAACATCCCTTTAATGTGATTAGTTCCCGCCTAGATAAAATGCTAAATGATTTAGGCAACCAATGGAGCGATCGTCATATTAATGGCAATATGATCCAGATAGTTTGTAATCAGACACTGGAATTTTTGACAATTGGGAGTAATGGTAATCCTTCCCCTAATTTCACTTTGTCAATGAAGCACGCCACTCATTTGACATTAGCAATTATTTTAATGAAAGTAGTTTTAATTTCGGCCAACAGTCGAGAGCATCTGGATTTGTGTATTTCTCGGATTATTAATTATTATCAAAATTCCGATGAACAGCAATGTAAAATTGTCATCAATTTTTTAGAGGTTTTCAACTTAGTATCTACTTTGTTCACCGAAAATATACAGTATAATTTAGTCTCGATTAAATCTGATGATGGCACATTACCAGCCCCGACCGATCTAGAAACATCTCGGCTATTTTCTCAGTTCCAAGGACAAGACCTGCGCCAGAAAAACTTGAAAGGAGTGAACCTCAAAACCATAGATTTTAAAGGTGCAGATATGCGCGAAAAAAACCTCAAAGGAATGAGTTTAATTAAACTAGATTTGCGACTGGTAAATTTAGCCAAAGCGAACCTGAGCCATGCTATTCTCAACGGTTCTAAATTAGCTGTTGCTAATCTGAAGGGAGCTAATATGCAAGAGGCGAGTTTGGTAAAAACAGACCTAAGACGTGCGGATCTTGAAGATGTGAATCTGAGTTATGCGAGTCTAACAACTGCTCAGTTACAACGAGCGAATTTGCGATCGGCTTGTTTAATTAAGGCTAATTTAATGGCAGCCAGTTTAGAAGGCTGTGACCTACAGGGTGCCGATCTAAGTAATGGTAATTTAGAATCAGCTAAGTTAAACCAGGCTAATTTAGCTCATGCTAATCTACGGGGAGTTAATTTACGCAATGCGAACCTACGAGGCGGTAATTTAGAAGGCGCACATTTAGAAGGTGCTGATCTCAGGGGTGCAGACTTACAGGGTGCTAATTTCAAGGGTGCTAACTTACACAGAGCTAACTTTTATCAAGCTAATATTACAGAAGGTAATTTTAATGGAGCAAACCTGAGACGAGTTAATTTTAACCGCAGCGATTTACGGGATGCTGAGTTAATCAGAGTTGACCTAAGTAAAAGTCGTTTACGCAGTGCTTGCTTACAGGGTGCTAATCTAAGTCAGAGTAATTTAAAGGGTACTGATTTTACTCGTGCTGATTTAAGTAATGCTAAATTTAACGGTGCTGATTTGAGTTTTACTTTAATTCGTCATGCTAATTTAAGTGGGGCTGATTTAACCAATGCTAAACTTGAAAAGGCGAATTTATTTGGTAGCAATACTGTAGGTTGCATCAGAAATGATGTATAA
- the mreC gene encoding rod shape-determining protein MreC → MGTRTWWNRYGSQLALLSLAVFTALWVRQTQGAALFEVYYWITRPFQLQSEQRLEQQQQAESLNPIIQGLEARVEELEQQNKRLGELVDYVSTRPNFKGVVAPVIARSPDHWWQQITLGRGSQAGIKENALVMGPGGLVGRIISVTPNTSKVLLVTDPTSRIGVAVARSRQMGYLQGLNNNQGVLAFFNTVPDVQPGDVVTTSVFSQILPPGWPVGKVVSVDINKATGPEAAIAFFAPLDSLEWVVVYQNEQQSSALNNPSPPE, encoded by the coding sequence ATGGGTACACGCACCTGGTGGAATCGATACGGTTCACAATTAGCACTGCTGAGTTTAGCAGTTTTCACAGCATTATGGGTAAGACAAACCCAAGGTGCAGCACTGTTTGAGGTCTATTATTGGATAACTCGCCCGTTTCAACTTCAATCTGAACAAAGATTGGAACAACAACAACAAGCTGAGTCCCTTAATCCTATTATCCAAGGACTTGAAGCTAGAGTTGAAGAATTGGAACAGCAAAACAAAAGGTTAGGAGAACTGGTGGACTATGTTTCTACTAGACCTAATTTTAAAGGTGTGGTGGCTCCGGTGATTGCTCGTAGTCCTGACCATTGGTGGCAACAGATAACTTTGGGGCGGGGAAGTCAAGCGGGTATTAAAGAAAATGCCTTAGTTATGGGACCAGGTGGTTTAGTGGGACGCATTATTAGTGTCACCCCCAACACCAGTAAAGTTCTGCTGGTGACTGACCCTACCAGTCGTATTGGTGTGGCGGTGGCCCGCAGTCGCCAGATGGGTTATTTGCAGGGTCTCAATAACAATCAGGGAGTTCTGGCGTTTTTTAATACTGTTCCTGATGTTCAACCGGGAGATGTGGTGACAACTTCGGTATTTAGCCAAATCTTACCACCGGGTTGGCCAGTGGGTAAGGTGGTATCTGTCGATATTAATAAAGCCACAGGACCAGAGGCGGCGATCGCATTTTTTGCTCCCCTTGATTCCTTAGAGTGGGTGGTGGTTTACCAAAATGAGCAACAGTCTTCAGCCTTGAATAACCCATCACCCCCAGAGTAG
- a CDS encoding late competence development ComFB family protein yields the protein METIKSRKYHNVMEDLVSEEVRRQLVSMSPRLTQYIKRVEVETYALNRLPPLYACSREGWLHQKRRGTDDCYEQVKIAVRQALAAVQRDLLRSSTPLVGDEEEHKTATTATHPVTKGSKDPEQYQYLRKSHSYYNR from the coding sequence ATGGAAACCATTAAATCCAGAAAATACCATAATGTTATGGAAGATCTGGTGTCTGAGGAAGTCCGACGACAGTTAGTTTCGATGTCTCCTCGGCTAACTCAATATATTAAACGGGTGGAGGTAGAAACCTATGCTTTAAACCGTTTACCACCTCTTTATGCTTGTAGTAGAGAAGGATGGCTACATCAAAAGCGGCGGGGGACTGATGACTGTTATGAGCAGGTGAAAATAGCAGTGCGTCAGGCTTTGGCTGCTGTTCAACGGGATTTGTTGAGAAGTTCGACTCCCTTGGTAGGGGATGAGGAGGAACACAAAACTGCGACGACAGCTACTCATCCCGTGACGAAGGGATCTAAAGACCCTGAGCAATATCAATATTTGCGTAAAAGTCACTCTTATTACAACCGTTAG
- a CDS encoding RNA-guided endonuclease InsQ/TnpB family protein, whose protein sequence is MRIYPSPELNQVWRKWLAACRYCYNQAIALSRSGKRLSKLKLRNQVMQSDLPEWVKETPCHIRQNAIFDAYQALSASPGARFRSCRASSQAIKFNDANFSSGSWYPRLTKGLIFMVSEPIPKACGQGTQLVFTKGRWLAIFPEPVAVTPTDATGVIALDPGVRTFMTGFDGSRFLELGSGDIGGITRLCQHLDDLMSRIAKEPCRSRRRRMRQAAQRMRTKIRNLVDEAHKQIAHYLTHNYSLIFLPTFETSDMVVKVKRLIRSKTARAMLTWAHYRFKLTLRHQAEITGTTVVDVTEEYTSKTCTHCGHVHSQLGGSKVFRCPECGFTLPRDWNGAFGIFLKALRDTASVTLTGNSAIVALSGNNRKNVA, encoded by the coding sequence ATCCGGATTTACCCCAGCCCCGAGCTAAATCAAGTCTGGCGTAAATGGCTGGCTGCTTGTCGGTATTGCTACAACCAAGCAATTGCATTATCCCGGAGTGGTAAACGACTAAGCAAGTTAAAGTTACGCAATCAAGTGATGCAGAGTGACTTACCCGAATGGGTCAAAGAAACACCCTGCCACATTCGGCAAAATGCCATCTTTGATGCCTATCAGGCTTTGAGCGCCAGTCCTGGCGCAAGGTTTAGGAGCTGTCGGGCTAGTTCTCAAGCCATCAAGTTTAACGATGCTAATTTCTCTTCAGGGAGTTGGTATCCAAGACTAACGAAAGGATTAATTTTCATGGTTTCCGAACCCATCCCTAAAGCTTGCGGGCAAGGGACTCAGTTGGTGTTTACCAAAGGTCGATGGTTGGCGATTTTCCCTGAACCAGTTGCCGTTACCCCAACTGACGCTACTGGCGTGATTGCATTAGACCCGGGCGTCCGAACTTTTATGACCGGGTTTGATGGCTCTCGGTTTCTGGAATTGGGCTCCGGGGATATTGGAGGCATTACTAGGCTATGTCAACATTTGGATGATTTGATGAGCCGAATCGCCAAGGAACCCTGTCGTTCAAGAAGGCGACGGATGAGGCAAGCGGCTCAACGAATGAGAACCAAAATCCGCAATCTAGTTGATGAAGCCCACAAACAAATTGCTCACTACTTGACTCACAACTACAGCCTAATTTTTTTGCCGACCTTCGAGACTTCCGATATGGTTGTCAAGGTGAAGCGTCTAATCAGGTCTAAGACTGCCCGCGCCATGCTGACATGGGCGCATTATCGATTCAAACTAACCCTGAGACATCAAGCCGAGATAACTGGAACCACAGTTGTAGATGTGACGGAAGAATACACCAGCAAAACCTGTACTCACTGTGGTCATGTGCATTCCCAGCTAGGTGGCTCAAAAGTGTTCCGATGTCCTGAGTGTGGGTTCACTCTACCCAGGGACTGGAACGGTGCTTTTGGAATCTTTCTAAAAGCTTTGCGGGATACCGCCTCTGTTACCTTAACCGGTAATAGTGCTATCGTCGCATTGTCCGGGAACAACCGGAAAAATGTCGCGTAA
- a CDS encoding rod shape-determining protein, whose amino-acid sequence MGIDLGTANTLIYVSGKGIVLQKPSVVAINQDDKTPLAVGESAKKMLGRTPKNVRVVRPLRNGVVADVEAAEQMLRLFIREVNDGKKPLFAPRIIIGVPSGVTGLERRAVIEAATQAGAGDVKLLDQSIAAAIGAGLPVVDPTGNMIVDIGGGTTEVAVLSLEGNVLSESLRVAGDDLNEAIIQYMKKVHNLVIGDQTAEEIKINLGSAYPIDGEEQSIMEVRGIHLLSGLPRTVTIKAAEIRESMLEPLSDIITAIKRTLERTPPELAADIIDRGIMLTGGGALMRGLDALISHETGIVTHVATDPLSCVVLGTGRVLENMEQFERVFTRQLQNP is encoded by the coding sequence ATGGGCATAGACCTAGGAACCGCCAACACCCTCATTTATGTATCAGGAAAGGGAATAGTTCTGCAAAAACCATCCGTAGTTGCCATTAACCAAGACGACAAAACACCATTAGCAGTAGGAGAATCGGCCAAAAAAATGTTAGGTCGCACCCCTAAAAACGTCCGTGTTGTGCGTCCTCTGCGTAATGGGGTGGTTGCAGATGTAGAAGCAGCAGAACAGATGCTGAGACTATTTATCCGGGAAGTTAATGACGGAAAAAAACCTCTTTTTGCTCCTCGGATTATAATTGGCGTTCCCAGTGGTGTGACTGGGTTAGAACGACGGGCCGTAATTGAAGCCGCAACCCAAGCCGGAGCCGGAGATGTCAAACTGCTGGATCAATCGATCGCTGCAGCTATTGGCGCTGGTCTTCCCGTGGTAGACCCCACAGGAAATATGATTGTTGATATTGGTGGCGGAACCACAGAAGTAGCTGTACTCAGCTTAGAAGGAAACGTCCTGAGTGAGTCCCTCAGAGTCGCCGGGGATGACCTAAACGAGGCGATCATCCAATATATGAAAAAAGTCCATAATTTAGTAATCGGGGATCAAACCGCCGAAGAGATTAAAATAAATCTAGGTTCAGCTTATCCTATTGATGGCGAAGAACAATCTATTATGGAAGTTAGGGGGATTCATTTGCTCTCAGGATTACCTAGGACTGTGACCATTAAAGCCGCAGAAATCCGCGAGAGTATGCTAGAACCACTATCAGACATTATTACAGCCATTAAACGCACCCTAGAGCGAACCCCCCCAGAACTAGCGGCCGATATTATAGATCGAGGAATTATGTTAACCGGGGGAGGAGCTTTGATGAGAGGCTTAGATGCTCTGATTAGTCACGAAACTGGTATTGTCACCCATGTGGCTACAGATCCCCTTTCCTGTGTAGTATTGGGAACTGGACGGGTACTAGAGAATATGGAACAGTTTGAACGGGTATTTACACGGCAACTGCAAAATCCGTAG
- the mreD gene encoding rod shape-determining protein MreD, with translation MYITTGQLLNALINVGSAIACILLMLVEVPGVDMFGIGPNWPVIWLVAWSLRRSLPQAIIAGLVMGFLSDSISAPQPSHAVPLVIAAVITFVLSKLVLKNIQEDFISVAMIVFGMAIIVEMIRALQFSQWGLGTITNDLADIWSDRQKIAISSAILSSLLAPVVYFPLSRWWKFHQKYHQIPSLRNR, from the coding sequence ATGTATATCACAACTGGCCAATTACTCAATGCTCTGATTAATGTGGGTTCTGCGATCGCCTGTATTTTATTGATGCTGGTTGAAGTCCCTGGTGTTGATATGTTTGGTATTGGTCCTAATTGGCCGGTCATCTGGTTAGTAGCTTGGAGTCTCAGGCGATCGCTTCCACAAGCTATTATTGCTGGTTTAGTTATGGGTTTCCTAAGTGATAGCATCAGCGCCCCACAGCCAAGCCATGCGGTTCCATTAGTCATTGCTGCTGTCATCACCTTCGTACTTTCTAAATTGGTGCTCAAGAATATCCAAGAAGATTTTATCTCCGTGGCTATGATTGTATTTGGCATGGCGATCATTGTCGAGATGATCAGAGCCTTACAATTTAGCCAATGGGGCTTAGGAACCATTACAAATGATTTGGCAGACATTTGGAGCGATCGCCAAAAAATTGCCATCAGTTCAGCCATACTCAGTAGTTTATTGGCTCCTGTAGTCTACTTTCCCCTCAGTCGTTGGTGGAAATTCCACCAAAAATATCATCAAATCCCATCTCTGAGAAACCGTTAA
- the stpA gene encoding glucosylglycerol 3-phosphatase, producing MTPLSPIPLHQQSLSLDHQTLTQVLVQTPNLLIIQDLDGVCMGLVKDPLQRQISLDYVRAASLLDGHFYVLTNGEHIGTRGVNGIIERAIGDPNLVATQGLYLPGLAGGGVQWQNRQGQVYHPGVTDAELEFLAIVPRALRARLQRFCQTHQDILSPEDIEKCIDASVLDNQASPTANLNSFYDRLHNHHQVYADLQQDIHQLMMDLLEKARAQGLEDSFFVHYAPNLGRDAQGTEILRPARLGDSGTTDFQFMIRGAIKEAGVLALLNRYYFQRTGSYPLGADFHVRQCPQAIADLLELVKANFDPQQMPLIVGVGDTVNSQFQQVDGKLEIRRGGSDRNFLLLIQEIGKAFHTGNIIIYVDSSQGEVKNRQPLTLGTNEDGILEVVAGPGDPLDTEDPLTLNVAFPQGHLQYIDFFQKVAQGRSN from the coding sequence ATGACACCATTATCCCCAATCCCATTGCACCAGCAGTCTCTGTCCCTTGACCATCAGACCCTCACTCAGGTTTTGGTTCAGACTCCAAACCTCTTGATTATTCAGGATTTGGATGGGGTTTGTATGGGATTGGTCAAAGATCCCCTTCAGCGCCAGATTAGTTTAGATTATGTGCGCGCCGCTTCCCTTTTAGATGGTCATTTTTACGTTTTGACCAATGGAGAACACATCGGCACTCGTGGGGTAAATGGTATCATTGAACGAGCCATCGGTGATCCCAACTTAGTAGCCACACAAGGGCTTTATCTTCCCGGTTTAGCTGGGGGCGGCGTGCAATGGCAAAATCGCCAAGGACAAGTATATCATCCTGGGGTTACTGATGCTGAGTTGGAATTTTTGGCGATCGTTCCCCGTGCTCTTCGCGCCCGACTACAAAGATTTTGTCAGACACATCAGGATATTTTGTCCCCTGAAGATATAGAAAAATGTATTGATGCTTCCGTTTTGGATAATCAAGCATCACCAACCGCTAACTTAAACTCATTTTACGATCGCCTCCATAATCACCATCAAGTCTATGCCGACTTACAACAGGACATTCATCAGTTAATGATGGATTTACTAGAAAAAGCCAGGGCGCAAGGCTTAGAAGACTCATTTTTTGTTCACTATGCCCCCAATTTAGGCCGAGATGCACAGGGTACAGAAATTCTACGTCCCGCGCGGTTAGGAGACTCTGGTACTACCGATTTTCAGTTTATGATTAGGGGTGCAATTAAGGAAGCCGGGGTCTTAGCGTTGTTGAATCGTTACTATTTTCAACGCACCGGAAGTTATCCCCTCGGCGCAGATTTTCATGTCCGCCAGTGTCCACAGGCGATCGCTGATTTATTAGAGTTAGTCAAAGCTAATTTTGACCCCCAACAAATGCCTTTAATCGTCGGCGTAGGTGATACCGTAAATAGCCAATTTCAACAAGTAGATGGTAAATTAGAAATCCGGCGTGGTGGTAGCGATCGCAACTTTTTATTATTAATTCAGGAAATCGGCAAAGCATTCCATACCGGAAATATTATTATCTATGTAGATAGTTCCCAGGGAGAAGTAAAAAATCGCCAGCCTCTTACATTAGGAACCAATGAGGATGGAATACTAGAAGTAGTTGCTGGACCCGGCGACCCCCTAGACACAGAAGATCCCCTCACCCTCAATGTCGCATTTCCTCAAGGACATCTCCAATATATTGACTTTTTCCAAAAAGTCGCCCAAGGTAGATCCAATTAA
- the dndE gene encoding DNA sulfur modification protein DndE: MEPPVERFRLSETAKDQLIKLKRITKIDQWNILCRWGFCRSLGESSPPSPVPIANYSNVELTWRVFAGDMSNILTIALKQRCYEDGLGTSPETLEQQFRLHLHRGIGYLAGDSELQTLEDLTDLVLK; the protein is encoded by the coding sequence ATGGAACCACCAGTTGAGCGTTTTCGCCTATCGGAAACGGCTAAAGACCAATTGATTAAACTCAAACGAATCACTAAAATTGACCAATGGAATATTTTATGTCGCTGGGGTTTCTGTCGTTCTCTGGGGGAGTCGAGCCCTCCTTCTCCGGTGCCGATCGCTAATTATAGTAATGTGGAACTAACCTGGCGGGTGTTTGCGGGTGATATGTCTAATATTTTAACAATTGCTCTCAAGCAACGCTGTTATGAGGATGGCTTGGGAACTTCGCCGGAAACCCTCGAACAACAATTTCGGCTACATTTACACCGAGGTATTGGCTATTTGGCGGGGGATAGTGAACTGCAAACCCTGGAGGACTTAACAGATTTAGTGTTAAAATAA